Proteins found in one Nymphalis io chromosome 4, ilAglIoxx1.1, whole genome shotgun sequence genomic segment:
- the LOC126781871 gene encoding 39S ribosomal protein L27, mitochondrial codes for MSFNSLLSTSRNKTPILEIVRYASKKTGGSTKNTNCKVKPKHRGWKVQDGHFVQAGHMLATQLTPRFHPGLNVGFGRNGTLFAMVPGKVVVTCEKFDPNWEHTWVQRVYGGRENQTIYKKYFNVIPEPQHTRFKLIDEI; via the exons atGTCTTTTAATTCTCTTTTAAGTACAAGTAGAAATAAAACACCAATTTTAG aaatTGTACGTTACGCTAGTAAGAAAACTGGTGGCAGTACCAAAAATACAAACTGTAAAGTTAAACCAAAACACAGAGGTTGGAAGGTTCAAGATGGTCATTTTGTTCAGGCTGGTCACATGCTAGCGACTCAACTTACCCCAAGATTTCATCCTGGAttaaat GTTGGTTTTGGAAGAAATGGTACACTATTTGCAATGGTGCCCGGTAAAGTGGTTGTTACCTGTGAGAAATTTGACCCGAACTGGGAACACACATGGGTACAAAGAGTATATGGAGGAAGAGAAAACcagacaatatataaaaaatatttcaacgtcATACCTGAACCCCAACATAccagatttaaattaattgatgaaatttag